A window of Armatimonadota bacterium contains these coding sequences:
- a CDS encoding anaerobic sulfatase maturase produces the protein MPVNPSVISLLIKPAGPDCNLRCTYCFYRQKSDMFPGVKEHRMKASTLERLIEQGMEAGRDLAQFSWQGGEPTLMGLDFFKRVVELQAANLREGQIVTNALQTNATLLDNKWAEFLAAYNFLVGVSLDGPAIFHDYYRRDSRKAGSYARVIQSIRMLLEAGAEVNILVLLNDRNVREPDRVYDALLETGVKYFQFVPCLEPGPGGTPAFYSITPEQYGEFLCRIFDRWLDSPMDISVRDFDDLMLMLQGQPSNTCITQPRCGGYMLVEHTGDVFPCDFFVLPKWKLGNLNETPLSELRFSTKLAKFGEQKTMLSDACRECHWLRFCYGGCIKHRIILGGAPSDPSYFCNSYKMFFEYATSVLEEIQRVS, from the coding sequence ATGCCAGTAAATCCGTCTGTTATCTCGCTTCTAATTAAGCCTGCCGGCCCAGATTGCAATCTTCGTTGCACATACTGCTTTTATCGCCAAAAATCGGATATGTTCCCTGGTGTAAAGGAGCACCGGATGAAAGCATCAACCCTTGAGCGGTTAATCGAACAAGGCATGGAAGCTGGACGCGACCTAGCCCAGTTTTCTTGGCAAGGCGGAGAACCAACGCTGATGGGACTCGACTTCTTCAAGCGCGTGGTCGAACTTCAGGCAGCGAATCTTCGTGAGGGCCAAATTGTAACTAATGCTTTGCAGACGAACGCAACGCTTTTGGACAACAAATGGGCAGAGTTTCTGGCAGCTTATAACTTCCTTGTTGGAGTTAGCCTAGATGGACCTGCAATATTCCACGACTACTACCGTCGAGACAGTAGGAAGGCGGGTAGCTATGCGCGTGTGATTCAAAGCATTCGAATGTTGCTCGAAGCAGGCGCAGAGGTGAATATTCTTGTCTTGCTAAATGATCGTAATGTTCGTGAGCCCGATCGAGTCTATGACGCTTTGCTTGAAACAGGTGTAAAATATTTCCAATTCGTGCCATGTCTTGAACCAGGGCCAGGAGGAACGCCGGCTTTCTACTCTATCACTCCAGAGCAATACGGGGAATTTCTTTGCAGGATATTTGACCGATGGCTGGACAGCCCGATGGACATCTCAGTGCGCGATTTCGATGACCTTATGCTGATGCTCCAAGGCCAACCGTCGAATACGTGCATTACCCAGCCGAGGTGTGGGGGATATATGCTTGTTGAACATACAGGCGATGTGTTCCCTTGCGACTTCTTTGTCCTCCCAAAATGGAAATTGGGGAACTTAAATGAAACACCCCTTTCGGAATTGAGGTTTTCAACCAAGCTAGCAAAATTTGGCGAGCAGAAAACTATGCTTTCCGACGCCTGTCGTGAGTGCCACTGGCTTAGATTTTGTTATGGCGGATGCATCAAACATCGCATTATCCTCGGCGGCGCCCCCTCCGACCCGAGCTACTTCTGTAACTCGTACAAAATGTTTTTTGAGTACGCCACCTCAGTCCTTGAGGAAATTCAAAGAGTCAGCTGA